A genome region from Candidatus Woesearchaeota archaeon includes the following:
- the rnhB gene encoding ribonuclease HII: MGFVAGIDEAGRGPVLGPMVMAVVAGEQKDVDFLNQIGVKDSKLLTPIKRNKLARIIKQRLPHAIIKVSPKDIDKSISNPHSSLNDLEAFTSGKLIKRLIQKVSVQKIILDLPSKNKEDYVAKVRSQLSFPASAIPILAEYKADLNHAQVAAASILAKVTRDKAIEKMAKKLNLRLGSGYPADANTIHCLYENFNKLKEYEFVRLEWKTTKELLNKKRQTTLKTFT, translated from the coding sequence ATGGGGTTTGTTGCAGGTATTGATGAAGCAGGAAGAGGTCCAGTTCTGGGTCCTATGGTTATGGCTGTTGTTGCTGGTGAGCAAAAAGATGTTGATTTTTTAAATCAAATTGGTGTGAAAGATTCTAAGCTGCTAACACCTATTAAGCGTAATAAACTTGCTCGCATTATTAAACAACGCTTACCACATGCAATTATTAAAGTTTCTCCAAAAGACATTGATAAGTCAATTAGTAATCCTCATTCTTCACTTAATGATTTAGAAGCATTCACCTCTGGCAAACTTATTAAACGACTTATTCAAAAAGTTAGCGTACAAAAAATAATTCTTGATCTGCCAAGTAAGAATAAAGAGGATTATGTTGCAAAAGTGCGAAGTCAGCTTTCTTTTCCTGCTAGCGCAATTCCTATTCTTGCAGAGTATAAAGCAGACTTAAACCACGCACAAGTTGCTGCTGCATCAATTCTTGCTAAAGTTACTCGTGATAAAGCTATAGAAAAAATGGCTAAAAAACTCAATCTCCGATTAGGTTCTGGTTATCCAGCAGACGCAAATACTATTCATTGTCTTTATGAGAATTTCAACAAACTTAAAGAATATGAATTTGTGCGTCTCGAATGGAAGACAACAAAAGAACTTCTCAACAAAAAAAGACAAACAACATTAAAAACATTCACTTAA